The DNA segment ctattttataaaacttGAGTCATCTTTAAAAACCACTTTTATATGTTTTGATGacatcaaaatatatttatcatttaacccttgatagttatttaaaatttaatatatttacattgaaaaaaaaggtaaaaataagtgaaataaaaacgaaaaaaaaaccACTTGCATTTTGAAAACTGTATTCTACCAAATTATTAATAACTGCACCCACTTTTCTTATGTTGaaaaaaactcaaattaatTTGGTTTATGTTATATTAATCACATAGCGTGTGCACTTTTGCTATTATATATAAAAGCAGCCCATTCTTAAAACCACGAAAGGAACCGATCTGGGAATGATTTAGCCCAACTACTGGCCCGATTCAAAATCTGATCACTCACCAGAATTTTTTAAGGGTATCCAGTATCCTAATTAAGTGATACTCGTTATGAGCTATCAGCTATGCATATcactattataaaaataaaaaaaaaaacaaaatcacgTGATAAAGAAAACCAATCTGAAATTAAGTAGGAAAAAATTTGAGGATTAATGAGTTtaatttttccattttttttaaaaaagaaggaAATCGAAATATATTGGCCTTTTTTAAGCTCGAATTTTTAAAAGCTTTGATTCCGTTtggacatgtatttataaaacgtttttataaaagtgtttttcaaaaaaaaattataaaatattttaaaagttgttttaaaaataaatatgtgtttaaaCAACTATTATATAAAAACTCAAAAGTAATTTTGTTCATCTTTGTCTTCCATAGTTTCATTCTAAAAATTATCTTAAAATACCTCTTAactgttttttaaaaactttggataagatttttataaaatatttttaaaaactatacttCAAAAacaccttttttttaaaaaaaattcaaaaatattttataaaaatcttaTCCAAACACATTCTTAAAGTTTTCTTCACTTATATAAGATACTAAAAACGTTTTAAAAGTACATGTTTAAATGAAACCTTAGTCTGAATTGAGATTTAAACTTTTCATCAGAATGGAGAATTTTGAGTGGATTGAAATCCATGTATCTCCGAGTCACAGTAGAACGGATGGATCCTATTAGGGTAGTAAACTAGTCGAGTCAAGCTCgactcattttaaaatttgcttATTCGAGCTCAATTGAGTAATTTATTTAAAGCTCGAGCTTGAAAAGCTCGAAACTCTTATTTAAAACATATAGAGCTCGAACTCATATTTGAACGTGTATTAATTATAACACAAATATatcttatttttcattttttaaataattttttttttactacttAAGTAGCTCGTGAACTactcaaaaacaaataaaaaaaactcgaaTTCGACTAAAAAAATACTCAAACTATTTGAACTATATCAAATCAAACTCGAGTCAAATTATTCACAAAATGCTCACGAGCACCTCAGACTCACTCCCACCATCAGAATCCTATATCCTTATCATTAGACATGCTGACATTGGTGtgggtaaaaaaaaatataaataaaatgcaaaaaaACTTCCAAAAAGGAAAATTGCCTGTAAAAGTTGAAAAGGGAATGAAAAATGGGGGCTGACAACTTACCAAATCCGCCAAGTTTATTGTTATGAACTTATGGTGGTTGTAAAACTATTTCAGTTGTAGCTGACTGACATTttattctaatatatatatatatataatagttattattattagttaTTTTGGGTCAGAATTATGTTAGTATTTTGGTGACTTGGTGATAATTAGggatttatataataattataattagtATAATAATTATGAATGAAATATGATTATGATAAAAGAGAATATATTGTGCAGGAATGAACGGGGTAGATTGCAAAGAAGTTTGGAGATCCAACGGCTGTAAGAGGTCACGCGTCATGTAAGGGCATCCTTTCATTCAGCCTCCACAGCTCCTTCTCCTCTCTCAGAAACTCAGATTCACCTATGCATACAACTTCCCCACATCTCTGTATATTACAGTAGCCCGATTTATTCTTATTcttattcttattattattattttggtaATAATTGCACAGTCGTTAGATTTATTTCTTGGAGGGAGATGGAAGCAAATAACGATTCCGAATCTCAGCAGAGTAATTCTCAAGAGAACAGCAATAACGACAATATCAACACCAAGGTGGCGCAGCCGCAGCCGCCGCCTCACGTGGTGACGCCGGTTCCGGCACAGCAGTGGGTTGCGATGCAATACCCAACCGCGGCTATGGTAATGCAGCATGGGATgatgccgccgccgccgccgcatTATCCGCCGCACTACATGCCGTACCACCATGCCCACTATCACCCACCTCCTACGCCGCCGCATCAGAGTCAGAACGCCAATGGGAATGAGGAGAACCGCACGCTCTGGGTCGGCGACCTCGATTATTGGATGGACGAGGAATATCTGCGCCGCTGCTTTGCTTCCACTCGAGaggtatgtgtgtgtgtgcataCGCATCTGCTTTTGGGTAAAAATTTAGtctttcttttattattattttttccctTAAAAATGGTTGCTTTTCTTGATGGGTTTctgtaattattattatttttatgttgtttGGTTAATTTATGTTGTATGGGACATATTGTGATAGTATAAAAGGAAGGATACTTAAATAAAGGTAGCATTTTTAGTTTCAGAGATTGGTGGTGTAGCTTTGTTATTTATCGTTAAGTTAAGAGAACTTAAACTTACGATAATTGGATTTTTTGGAAAGTTCGTTTCTCAAGGCTGGAAACTTTAAGTGAAGTGATTTTGAATGCACTCTGTGGTGTTATAGTGTTTGGTAACTGATTTGTTATCCCATCTGCGGTATTGTCTTGGATAGATATTTTGGTAAAAGTTAGCACCTTTGGGGGGAAACGATTTCTTCTTTCATCAGTTTAAAGTTATGCCTTCTAGATCTTGTCGGTAAATAAGAAGTATTCCAAATTGTTAAAGTTGGACTTCATTTAATGCGTGGTTTAgcataaggagtaattcaatctCTGATTTGATATTTGGTTTGTCTGGTTTAAAGGGACATAATTACCTTTCTGGAAGGTTTCTCGATCACTTTAGTAttgaatgcatgaatttcaAAACATAGAGGTCAAACAAGTTGTTCAGTCAAGTATTTACATCAGTCTTTAATTGCCGTTCATTTTTCTTTTAAGAAAGATGATCTCGATTTCTCtggtgaattttttttaagataaaCCTTTCTCTtacttcttttatttatttatttttaattaatttgatcatCTTCACCTGAGAAGGAGGAACCGTTATATATCTTCTATCAAAATAACTATTCAGACATGGCTATGGGAGTTTATTCCACACTAAAAGGCTATCTATATCCTTTACGTGGAATTGACTTTGTATCACTTTGGCCTGGAGTTAGAAGGAGTTGCTTATTTATAGGGTCGGAGGTTGAAGATGTTTCTTGAAATAGAGTTGAGGAGGTCAAGACCTTTCGAGCATTCTTTATTAATTTGAAAGGAGATCCTGATTGGAGGATATTAGTAGCAGTTTCTTTCAAATAGGCACATGAGAGCAATACGAATTATTAGTAAAATGCAATTTATCTGCAATTGAACAATGTAAGTTCCTATTTGACTTCCATATGATATCCATTTGAAGATCTACCTTGTCTTCCTTATTTTAAAGTTGGGTAGGCACTTACAATCCCCTGCACGGATTATTAGCCATGGTGCGCCCTTGACTGATGTGGTGTAAGATGTGCCTAGTACACTTTTAACAACTACTGACTTTGACAGAGACACAAATTCAAAGATTTTAATAGATGTGACACCAACTTCTCTAACATAAGTTCAGATACATTGATTTCAAATTCCACATTGTATGTATCTGTTATCCTTGCATCTTCGCTACAAGGAAAATATACCCTGTGCAGGTTGCATCCATAAAGGTTATCCGCAACAAGCAAACAAGGTTTACTGAGGGATACGGATTTGTGGAATTCTTTACTCACACAGCTGCCGAGAAAGTACTGGAAACTTATGCCAGCTTTATCATGCCTAAAACTGATCATCTTTTCCGTTTGAATTGGGCTACATTTAGCATGGGTGATAAACGCTCAAATAATTCATCTGATCTTTCTATCTTCGTAGGAGATTTAGCTGCAGATGTTACTGATACTTTACTACATGAAACTTTTGCTAGTAAATACGCATCTGTTAAAGGAGCTAAAGTAGTAATTGATGCCAACACTGGCCGTTCAAAAGGCTATGGTTTCGTAAGGTTTGGAGATGACAGTGAAAGATCACAAGCTTTAACTGAAATGAATGGTGTCTATTGTTTGAGTCGTCCCATGCGCATTGGCGCAGCAACACCACGGAAGCCATCTGGTTATCTACCTCCATATTCACCACAAGGTATCTTACAACTGGTGAAAACTTTATGTGCAATTTTTTATTTCCCTTCTAGTTTGAATTACCATGTAGAAATAATATTCGCGGATTGTATATGTTTAAAAGGTTTAAAAGGTAATCTTTCGTGTTTCATTCCTGCGTGATTCATTTAAAGAATACAAGGATAAATCTGACTGGTTGCCAAGAGGGGGACTAGTAGAaaacaaaaacatgaaaaattttagtatttttactATCATTATGTGCACTAGATCATGGTATCTTTGTTATGAATCATGAAGCGGCATGTTGATATGTTTCTGTAAAATTATGTTTGGTTTCAATTCAGAGTTCTGGTTCTGCATTGTTCAgtttaaacaattttttttaccaCCTTTCTTCCTCAAGACCTTcctatatgtattttttttttcctctggTATTTGTCAGCAGAGTGTTAATTATTCTGAATTATTTTAGTAGGTGGGTACTCCAATGGTGTATTAGCTCAGGGCTCGCAGTCCGATGCAGAATCTGTGAACACTACAGTTGGCTATCTAATCCTTCTTGTTCTCTTCTCTTTGTCATGAAAAATCTTGTATAACCTATGATTTTTGTAGATTTTCGTTGGAGGACTTGATCCCAATG comes from the Henckelia pumila isolate YLH828 chromosome 1, ASM3356847v2, whole genome shotgun sequence genome and includes:
- the LOC140880785 gene encoding polyadenylate-binding protein RBP47-like isoform X2, which codes for MEANNDSESQQSNSQENSNNDNINTKVAQPQPPPHVVTPVPAQQWVAMQYPTAAMVMQHGMMPPPPPHYPPHYMPYHHAHYHPPPTPPHQSQNANGNEENRTLWVGDLDYWMDEEYLRRCFASTREVASIKVIRNKQTRFTEGYGFVEFFTHTAAEKVLETYASFIMPKTDHLFRLNWATFSMGDKRSNNSSDLSIFVGDLAADVTDTLLHETFASKYASVKGAKVVIDANTGRSKGYGFVRFGDDSERSQALTEMNGVYCLSRPMRIGAATPRKPSGYLPPYSPQGGYSNGVLAQGSQSDAESVNTTIFVGGLDPNVTDDELRLPFLEYGEIISVKIPVGKGCGFVQFASRNEAETALEKLNGMTIGKQTVRLSWGRNPMNRQSRAEYGQQWTGQYYGVPFYDGYGYALPPPAHDSSMYPAAVYGAYPMYGSHQQQVS
- the LOC140880785 gene encoding polyadenylate-binding protein RBP47-like isoform X1 — translated: MEANNDSESQQSNSQENSNNDNINTKVAQPQPPPHVVTPVPAQQWVAMQYPTAAMVMQHGMMPPPPPHYPPHYMPYHHAHYHPPPTPPHQSQNANGNEENRTLWVGDLDYWMDEEYLRRCFASTREVASIKVIRNKQTRFTEGYGFVEFFTHTAAEKVLETYASFIMPKTDHLFRLNWATFSMGDKRSNNSSDLSIFVGDLAADVTDTLLHETFASKYASVKGAKVVIDANTGRSKGYGFVRFGDDSERSQALTEMNGVYCLSRPMRIGAATPRKPSGYLPPYSPQVGGYSNGVLAQGSQSDAESVNTTIFVGGLDPNVTDDELRLPFLEYGEIISVKIPVGKGCGFVQFASRNEAETALEKLNGMTIGKQTVRLSWGRNPMNRQSRAEYGQQWTGQYYGVPFYDGYGYALPPPAHDSSMYPAAVYGAYPMYGSHQQQVS